A single Saccharolobus shibatae B12 DNA region contains:
- a CDS encoding helix-turn-helix domain-containing protein, with product MDNNTVEEIAKKTGIREEAVYHLLEFLTIAGIVKKQENKYYIDETIRTIAQLMLDLDDLEFYSIKVLKNSN from the coding sequence ATTGACAATAATACTGTAGAAGAAATAGCAAAGAAAACTGGAATTAGAGAAGAAGCAGTATATCATCTTTTAGAATTTTTAACAATAGCTGGGATTGTGAAGAAACAAGAAAATAAATACTATATTGATGAAACAATAAGAACTATAGCTCAACTTATGCTAGATTTAGACGATTTAGAATTTTATAGCATTAAGGTTTTGAAAAATTCTAACTGA
- a CDS encoding DUF1286 domain-containing protein, with protein sequence MKLRTHYIFSTGLLTLLDSVLFHEYFYYTLLFSGIVSVIGNSLIDRIGHKEITTRYGYIPVRTPLTHTIPRSVIWGIASVVPVLIPLLIYGFSYHEYYFSLNNKVVLLTLLNGLVVGPSHMLLDVFTERGIYVKKHGKWRRFALAHFRYDNPAINGLAMIAGVIMFLISMKI encoded by the coding sequence ATGAAGTTGAGAACCCATTACATCTTTTCGACGGGACTATTGACACTTCTGGACTCCGTACTCTTTCATGAATATTTTTACTACACTTTACTCTTTAGCGGAATAGTTTCAGTAATAGGTAATTCCTTGATTGATAGGATCGGCCATAAGGAAATTACAACCAGATACGGATATATCCCGGTAAGGACACCGTTGACCCACACAATCCCCAGAAGTGTAATTTGGGGTATTGCCTCCGTAGTCCCGGTCCTTATCCCCCTATTGATTTATGGGTTTAGCTATCACGAATACTATTTCTCACTTAACAATAAAGTAGTGTTACTAACACTGTTAAACGGTCTGGTTGTTGGACCCTCCCATATGCTCTTAGACGTTTTTACCGAAAGAGGAATCTACGTTAAAAAACACGGAAAATGGAGAAGATTTGCATTAGCACATTTCAGATATGATAACCCAGCAATTAACGGTTTAGCAATGATAGCTGGAGTAATAATGTTTCTAATCTCAATGAAAATATAA
- a CDS encoding type II toxin-antitoxin system RelE family toxin, with product MAEEWKLVFHIKIKRLPREFQSDELERIEEALDKLSKMELNELDIKKLEGWNDNENRDIFRIRVGRDIRILVSFDNEKKQIHIWRIARRESVYDE from the coding sequence ATGGCTGAAGAGTGGAAATTAGTATTCCATATCAAAATTAAGAGACTACCCAGGGAGTTCCAGAGTGATGAATTAGAGAGGATAGAAGAGGCTTTAGACAAGCTAAGTAAAATGGAATTAAATGAGCTTGATATAAAGAAACTGGAGGGTTGGAATGATAATGAAAACAGAGATATATTTAGGATAAGAGTAGGAAGGGATATAAGAATTCTTGTCTCTTTCGATAACGAGAAAAAGCAAATTCATATATGGAGGATTGCTAGGAGGGAGTCTGTTTACGATGAATAA
- a CDS encoding helix-turn-helix domain-containing protein yields the protein MTDKKPFALSEVAQRVLIVLGRENRGLTVRELVEKTDTNSGSIKRALEELAKLNLIKEEKENVFPYRRLISLTEVGREVAKRVIEIEELVKKVQSNG from the coding sequence ATGACAGATAAAAAGCCGTTTGCTTTAAGTGAGGTTGCCCAAAGGGTTTTGATAGTCCTCGGAAGGGAAAATAGGGGTCTAACTGTTAGAGAGTTAGTTGAAAAAACAGATACTAACAGTGGTAGTATCAAGAGAGCGTTGGAAGAACTTGCCAAACTTAACCTAATAAAGGAGGAAAAAGAAAACGTGTTTCCTTATAGGAGGTTAATCAGTCTAACGGAGGTCGGAAGGGAAGTGGCTAAAAGAGTTATAGAAATAGAGGAATTAGTTAAGAAAGTGCAGTCAAATGGCTGA
- a CDS encoding winged helix-turn-helix domain-containing protein → MSKELKGIPMYKILAYLRKKREAKTIIEISEGANIPYNTVRDNIYKLMALGAVTYADGKYIITEKGEQILNEFIKQIESLKELVNP, encoded by the coding sequence ATGTCAAAAGAATTAAAAGGAATCCCCATGTATAAAATCCTTGCATATTTAAGAAAGAAGAGAGAAGCAAAAACGATAATTGAAATAAGCGAAGGGGCAAATATTCCATACAATACAGTTAGGGATAATATCTACAAGCTAATGGCGTTAGGGGCAGTAACGTATGCTGATGGGAAATACATAATAACAGAGAAAGGCGAACAAATTCTCAACGAGTTCATAAAACAAATTGAAAGTTTGAAGGAGCTGGTGAATCCATAA
- a CDS encoding ParB N-terminal domain-containing protein, translating to MSSTLSYTEEIVPIERLKEDDEFRSLVPPNNMKEQLASSIAKNGQTLPIDVDEDYVILDGYTRVSIMKNLNFKEVKVRKWNFKSSEDRVTAYKLIAMLNLQRRHLEKNEVLRLIREVAEKIERLSKQNKIQKSDQNPTTSGRNSEMKSEKNSLTSQSISEANNETNRISYESLKKAKEEIGAKEVSERELDRYSRISEFPWLRQLVDEGKIPLKPAYELYTKAKDKLQKIVNLPPTERSQLLTTKEGRRIILERDDLLQLILDHKMAVSQAINKLKTEEKLAKSKRKSRAKEDTEEEEEDETEEGQRELDENEEYPLLEEWKKANEELKQEEAKQLTPQFTTNEDNELEDYLRQLLTEGFVELDKTKLYLVTLDGKTYLISAKAINELKSGKGVGKYKKLEEFIQSKGLGFYDPEEGAYSISYQLLA from the coding sequence ATGAGTTCTACATTATCCTATACTGAAGAAATAGTTCCTATTGAAAGATTAAAAGAAGATGATGAGTTCAGGTCATTAGTACCTCCTAACAATATGAAGGAACAATTAGCCTCCAGTATTGCAAAGAACGGCCAAACATTGCCGATAGACGTTGATGAAGACTATGTTATTCTCGATGGCTATACCAGAGTATCAATAATGAAGAATCTGAACTTTAAGGAAGTTAAGGTAAGAAAATGGAATTTTAAGAGTTCTGAGGACAGAGTTACTGCATATAAATTAATAGCTATGCTAAATTTACAAAGAAGACATCTAGAGAAGAATGAAGTGCTAAGGTTAATAAGGGAAGTTGCAGAAAAGATAGAAAGATTAAGTAAACAGAATAAGATACAAAAATCTGATCAAAATCCTACCACCAGTGGTAGGAATTCGGAAATGAAAAGTGAGAAAAATTCTTTGACAAGTCAAAGTATTTCAGAAGCAAATAATGAAACAAATAGGATAAGTTACGAATCTCTAAAAAAGGCTAAGGAAGAGATAGGTGCAAAGGAGGTGTCAGAAAGAGAATTAGATCGTTATTCAAGAATATCAGAATTCCCATGGTTAAGGCAGTTAGTCGATGAAGGAAAAATTCCCCTAAAGCCTGCATATGAATTATATACCAAAGCTAAGGATAAGCTTCAAAAGATTGTTAATCTTCCTCCAACGGAAAGGAGTCAGCTACTTACTACTAAGGAAGGCCGTAGAATCATCTTAGAAAGAGACGATCTACTACAGCTAATTTTAGACCATAAAATGGCTGTTTCACAAGCGATAAACAAGCTGAAGACTGAAGAGAAGTTAGCTAAGTCTAAGAGAAAGTCCAGGGCAAAAGAAGATACTGAAGAAGAAGAGGAAGATGAGACTGAAGAAGGACAGAGAGAGTTAGACGAAAATGAAGAATATCCGCTCTTAGAAGAATGGAAGAAGGCTAATGAGGAGCTAAAACAAGAAGAGGCTAAACAGTTAACTCCCCAGTTTACCACTAATGAAGATAATGAGTTAGAAGACTACTTAAGGCAATTATTAACTGAGGGTTTCGTAGAGTTAGACAAAACTAAACTATATCTGGTTACTCTTGACGGTAAAACGTATCTTATCAGTGCTAAGGCAATAAATGAGCTGAAGAGCGGTAAAGGAGTAGGTAAATACAAGAAATTAGAGGAATTCATACAGTCTAAGGGTTTGGGCTTTTACGACCCCGAAGAAGGAGCATACTCCATATCATATCAACTATTGGCGTGA
- a CDS encoding helicase C-terminal domain-containing protein gives MELQLRQWQEEKLGEALNVIKNGKTLILSANPGAGKTIFALLLARMLNKKAVFFVRTHSEFESVYKNAKMLGMSVGFLFGKSSSCVYAEGNEDPEDINCDLCSLKEKIKVIDDKEPTKVLAEIKHAEDYCPYYSLKSTLKSREVIVLTYPYLFSRYIRNSLFMKKDGLTPSDYLAVIDEAHNILEADKWFMKRITKKTVERAMEEVDVVGSLGKTNVIDIKDYLNSLLNFMEQLVSDGKCHSLPIIPRPNPELLRKINMATATYVNLNKGPVSKSSLRALSKFLNESGEVFNCNGSLVVIPNNYYDEMTEALNLFKYKVLMSGTMPQLSLPNSHRIDVNVSLGKAEYYYCSSVSSSMRNRTSNASIYAEILTKIYDSSSSNVLVFFPSYSMLSLVKEKIKGIPVIEEGRKITHSEMLELLKGRKYLVFLVTRAKESEGIEFRDEKNKNLFDSLVLAGLPYPNVSDDMVKHRTERLAKIWGVSEEEVAKQITLITIKQTIGRAFRDPNDYVKIYLCDSRYKEYFSDLGISEKEIKLFA, from the coding sequence ATGGAATTGCAGTTAAGACAGTGGCAGGAAGAGAAGTTAGGCGAAGCACTCAACGTTATTAAAAACGGTAAAACTTTGATACTTTCCGCAAACCCCGGAGCTGGAAAGACAATATTTGCATTACTCCTAGCGAGGATGTTAAACAAGAAGGCAGTGTTCTTTGTAAGGACTCACAGTGAGTTTGAGAGCGTTTATAAGAACGCTAAAATGTTGGGTATGAGTGTTGGTTTCCTCTTCGGTAAATCCTCCTCATGTGTGTATGCTGAAGGTAATGAGGATCCAGAAGACATTAACTGTGACCTATGTTCTTTAAAAGAGAAAATTAAAGTGATAGACGATAAAGAGCCTACTAAAGTCCTTGCTGAGATTAAACACGCTGAGGACTATTGCCCTTATTACTCTTTGAAATCAACACTGAAATCCAGGGAAGTTATAGTACTCACTTACCCTTACCTATTTTCCAGATACATAAGAAACTCACTCTTCATGAAGAAAGATGGATTAACTCCCTCGGATTATTTGGCAGTAATCGATGAAGCCCACAATATTTTAGAGGCAGACAAATGGTTTATGAAGAGAATTACTAAGAAAACAGTAGAGAGAGCAATGGAGGAAGTTGACGTAGTAGGGAGTTTAGGAAAAACTAATGTAATCGACATAAAGGATTACTTAAACTCTCTACTAAATTTCATGGAACAATTAGTAAGTGACGGGAAGTGTCATTCCCTACCCATAATTCCCAGACCGAACCCGGAGCTGTTAAGGAAGATAAATATGGCGACTGCTACTTACGTAAATTTGAATAAAGGACCTGTAAGCAAATCATCTTTAAGGGCTTTGAGTAAGTTCCTTAACGAGAGCGGTGAAGTATTCAATTGCAACGGGTCTCTTGTAGTTATTCCTAACAATTATTATGATGAAATGACTGAGGCGTTAAACCTATTCAAATATAAAGTGTTGATGAGCGGTACAATGCCACAGCTCTCTTTACCTAACTCGCACAGGATAGACGTTAATGTAAGTTTGGGAAAAGCGGAATATTATTACTGCAGTAGCGTTTCTTCATCGATGCGGAACAGAACTTCTAATGCGAGCATTTATGCGGAAATTCTTACTAAGATATATGATTCGAGCAGTTCTAATGTTTTAGTCTTCTTTCCCAGCTATAGTATGCTTTCTTTAGTTAAAGAGAAGATTAAGGGAATACCGGTAATAGAGGAGGGTAGGAAGATAACGCATTCTGAAATGCTTGAGCTATTGAAAGGTAGGAAGTATTTAGTATTTCTCGTAACAAGGGCTAAAGAAAGTGAGGGCATTGAATTCAGGGATGAGAAGAATAAGAATCTGTTTGATTCTTTGGTGTTAGCTGGTTTACCTTATCCTAACGTTTCAGATGACATGGTAAAGCATAGAACGGAAAGGTTGGCTAAGATTTGGGGGGTTAGTGAGGAGGAAGTGGCTAAGCAGATTACATTAATTACTATAAAGCAGACTATCGGCAGGGCTTTTCGTGACCCTAACGATTACGTTAAGATTTACCTTTGTGACAGTCGTTATAAGGAGTACTTTTCTGACTTGGGTATTTCTGAAAAAGAGATTAAGCTTTTTGCTTAG
- a CDS encoding type II toxin-antitoxin system RelE family toxin: MVCEKWELRFSMRKAKNYHEFMEYAVDNFVDKTVMLILEKLDLLRKDPLKYSREKLGRDKYGNPMFSIEVTGDIRILYSVDPKNCIVFIWEVGSHKKVYGHDP; this comes from the coding sequence GTGGTTTGTGAGAAGTGGGAATTGAGGTTTTCAATGAGGAAAGCAAAGAACTATCATGAGTTTATGGAGTATGCAGTAGATAATTTCGTTGATAAAACAGTAATGTTAATACTTGAAAAATTAGATTTACTAAGAAAAGACCCACTAAAATATTCCAGAGAGAAGCTTGGAAGAGATAAATACGGAAATCCCATGTTCTCAATAGAAGTTACGGGTGATATAAGGATACTTTACAGCGTGGATCCAAAAAACTGTATAGTTTTCATTTGGGAGGTTGGGTCTCATAAGAAGGTTTACGGGCATGACCCTTAG
- a CDS encoding plasmid regulator produces the protein MESKIEKHKKRFTITQLILMIMAKAPGSCCSLEYLNEKTGVDKNELLVYLSRLAQRGIIERKWHKSKAGKERMYCLKYKEEIL, from the coding sequence ATGGAAAGTAAGATTGAGAAACACAAGAAACGTTTTACGATTACCCAGCTTATTTTAATGATAATGGCTAAAGCTCCAGGGAGTTGCTGCAGCTTAGAGTATCTTAATGAAAAGACTGGAGTAGATAAAAATGAGCTGTTAGTTTACTTATCCAGGTTGGCACAGAGGGGTATAATAGAGAGGAAGTGGCATAAAAGCAAAGCTGGAAAAGAGAGGATGTATTGCCTGAAGTATAAGGAGGAGATACTATGA
- a CDS encoding tetratricopeptide repeat protein, with protein sequence MERIAELEEQLKKEKNKEKRNILYTALIQEYYNLYKKYKNMEFLDRALSIANEIEKINPTILNILGLIYLEKRKPDIAILTFKELLSEYNLNNEDKNVILYNLSLAYFQKGELLNAYNTLKSLVLNSKKEINILSKKLLAKVCLALGEIKYVEEARELLEQFEIPSEDLAITYASLAKYYNDTKLLEKAKSIATVLGNEKILADILSISDNEEDLRKAIQIYEKLGDYNSQLKPLYKLSNKDPSLLVEILEKIENLEDSKDKLNILYDIYKRTKIVQFLKEAIETAEKLQDYLFLARAYSELASYEEEVPNLRKAISFYEKYIQKNQE encoded by the coding sequence ATGGAAAGAATAGCAGAGCTTGAAGAACAACTAAAAAAGGAGAAGAACAAGGAGAAGAGAAATATTCTATATACTGCACTTATTCAAGAATATTATAATCTTTATAAAAAATATAAAAATATGGAGTTCCTAGATAGAGCATTATCTATAGCGAATGAAATTGAGAAGATAAACCCTACTATCCTAAATATTTTAGGGCTAATATATCTAGAGAAAAGAAAGCCAGATATTGCAATTTTAACCTTTAAAGAATTACTTAGCGAGTATAATCTAAATAATGAAGATAAAAATGTTATTCTATATAATTTATCTTTAGCTTATTTTCAAAAAGGTGAGTTATTAAACGCGTATAACACACTAAAAAGCTTAGTATTAAACTCTAAAAAAGAGATAAATATATTAAGCAAAAAACTATTGGCGAAAGTTTGTCTAGCATTAGGGGAAATCAAATATGTAGAAGAAGCGAGAGAATTGTTGGAACAATTCGAAATTCCCTCTGAGGATCTTGCAATAACATATGCTTCATTAGCTAAATATTATAATGACACTAAACTACTAGAAAAGGCGAAAAGTATTGCAACAGTTTTAGGAAATGAAAAAATTCTAGCGGATATACTTTCAATATCAGATAATGAGGAAGATCTAAGAAAAGCAATCCAAATTTATGAAAAACTTGGAGATTACAATAGCCAATTAAAACCACTATACAAACTATCGAATAAAGACCCATCTTTGCTTGTGGAAATATTAGAAAAGATAGAAAATCTTGAGGATAGTAAAGACAAGCTAAACATCCTCTATGATATTTACAAGAGGACGAAGATAGTACAATTTCTTAAAGAAGCAATAGAAACTGCAGAAAAACTTCAAGACTACCTTTTTCTAGCTAGGGCTTATTCAGAACTAGCCAGTTATGAGGAAGAGGTGCCTAATCTACGAAAAGCAATCTCGTTCTACGAAAAGTATATTCAGAAGAATCAAGAGTAA
- a CDS encoding AbrB/MazE/SpoVT family DNA-binding domain-containing protein, which translates to MPVEEVVKVSRNYQVTIPAKVRQKFPVKEGDLVKVIYDENEGVVKIQILKS; encoded by the coding sequence ATGCCAGTTGAAGAAGTTGTAAAGGTTTCTCGTAACTATCAAGTGACAATACCAGCAAAAGTAAGACAGAAATTCCCAGTAAAAGAAGGAGATTTAGTTAAGGTAATTTACGATGAAAACGAAGGAGTTGTAAAGATTCAGATTTTAAAGAGCTAA
- a CDS encoding nucleoside hydrolase codes for MRHFIIDCDTAEDDVLSLYLLLKNNIDVVALTIVEGNILYDQEIKNALWALEQVSREIPVYPGANKPLIKNYMTVEKVHGKGGIGDILVEPKRLKAKEKHAALAIIDLASKYAGELEFLAISPLTNLALAYLLDNSIIKKIKKVWIMGGAVFGIGNITPVAEFNVWVDPDAAKIVFNAGFDITMVPWDVIINYPVTDEEWNLIKNMKTKMSELYVSMYSHYRKYSSTIQKINGHPHPDAITTAIAIDERVAIRKEKRFVVIDNTDNITRGMTLVDRFDADTSWSDKPNAEIVYEINKKRFMEKIYDLLNWF; via the coding sequence ATGAGACATTTTATAATAGATTGTGATACTGCTGAAGATGACGTATTAAGCCTATATCTTTTGTTAAAGAACAACATTGACGTAGTTGCATTAACTATTGTTGAGGGTAATATATTATATGACCAAGAGATAAAGAATGCGCTATGGGCTTTGGAACAAGTCAGCCGTGAAATTCCAGTTTACCCTGGTGCTAACAAGCCATTAATAAAAAATTACATGACAGTAGAAAAGGTTCATGGAAAAGGTGGAATAGGAGATATATTGGTAGAACCCAAGAGGTTAAAAGCCAAAGAGAAGCATGCTGCATTAGCAATAATAGATTTGGCAAGCAAGTATGCGGGAGAATTGGAATTCTTAGCGATTTCGCCTCTAACTAACTTAGCTCTAGCTTACTTATTGGATAATTCGATAATAAAGAAAATTAAGAAAGTCTGGATAATGGGTGGGGCAGTATTTGGAATAGGCAATATTACTCCAGTGGCAGAGTTTAATGTTTGGGTAGATCCAGATGCTGCTAAAATAGTATTTAACGCTGGTTTTGATATTACCATGGTACCGTGGGACGTTATAATTAATTATCCAGTAACAGACGAAGAATGGAATTTAATTAAAAATATGAAGACCAAAATGAGTGAACTTTACGTTTCAATGTATTCACACTATAGGAAATACTCCTCAACAATTCAGAAGATAAATGGACATCCTCACCCTGATGCAATTACTACTGCAATAGCGATCGATGAGAGGGTAGCAATAAGGAAAGAGAAAAGGTTTGTAGTAATAGACAATACTGATAATATTACAAGAGGTATGACACTAGTAGATAGATTCGATGCCGACACTAGCTGGTCTGACAAACCTAATGCTGAAATAGTTTATGAAATAAATAAGAAAAGATTCATGGAAAAAATATATGATTTATTAAATTGGTTTTAG
- the leuS gene encoding leucine--tRNA ligase: MYNDFFNSIASKWQAEWEKSKVFEANIDYSKPKFFITVPFPYTNSPMHVGHGRTYVTADIYARYLRMRGYNVLFPFAFQFTGTPVLAIADSIRRGDVDMIEFFKSVYGVPEDKLKELGDPYKLAEYFKEEMKNTAKSIGMSIDWRRSFTTTGTRFEKFVHWQLRKLKELGYLVTEDDVVGYCPNDNFPVGMHDTRGDIEPEITTMNVILFEGSESYNFMVATSRPELIFGVVALMVNPDANYVVVEYEGKNFIISEKAYKKLSYQKNMKMIKTISISDIVKSYAINPVTRKKLEIIKSKYVDPSLGTGVVMSYPAHDPFHYLAIAEANKEFEIIPVIETEELDEIPGESAVLQTKNTYALKDFMESIYRTEYYKGYMKDTILSLVPDFLKQYVKENIVGKQVQEARKNTIELLKSLNIYDTIYEISNGPIYCRCGAEIVPKRIKNQWFIAYDNPKWKASVLKAINNIELIPNLAKSELEKTIFNTRREPIGRSRGIGVKLPWDESQIVESLSDSTLYTVLYTIIYKMPIDIDNELFEFIFLGKGDTKELEKKYGADLVQLREEFLYWYPVDQRHTGRDLIQNHIPFYIYNHLAIFGEKYLPKRIVINGFVRVGGRKMSKSLKNIYTLSKAIKEFGVDPVRITLTSTSDLLQDLDFNENLVNPIAEQLKKVYDLIDRLLSINTEIKGLRTADEWLSSKTREIIEKVKNDITSFEFRDAVNLLLYEMYDVLRDYFDLIEIPNQEVIRKISSIWIRALAPFAPHIAEELWHKISSTFVSLEKYPEPNELDLYPDAILEISYINEIIENVRELEDLVHKKAEKVVIYINESEKVKELMKNAISAINDGTPLREFVMKTGDKIAEKVYVVVSKLDKSIRDYLLKNEVDEEQIIVKNMNFLLKRLAVSEIVIYNAEDPTVPDVKGKKSQALPLSPAIVIE, from the coding sequence ATGTATAATGATTTCTTCAATTCCATAGCTTCTAAATGGCAAGCGGAATGGGAAAAAAGTAAGGTATTTGAAGCAAATATAGATTACTCTAAACCAAAATTTTTCATTACAGTTCCTTTTCCTTACACAAATAGCCCAATGCATGTGGGTCATGGGAGAACCTATGTTACTGCAGATATTTACGCTAGATACTTAAGGATGAGAGGATATAACGTACTATTCCCGTTTGCGTTTCAATTTACAGGTACTCCGGTATTAGCTATAGCCGATTCAATAAGAAGAGGGGATGTTGATATGATAGAGTTCTTTAAGAGCGTTTATGGAGTACCAGAAGATAAACTCAAGGAACTGGGGGATCCATATAAGTTGGCTGAATATTTTAAAGAAGAAATGAAAAATACGGCGAAATCTATTGGAATGAGTATTGACTGGAGGAGATCTTTTACGACAACTGGTACTAGATTTGAGAAGTTCGTTCATTGGCAATTAAGGAAACTAAAAGAACTGGGTTATTTAGTTACTGAAGATGACGTTGTTGGCTATTGCCCTAATGATAATTTTCCAGTTGGCATGCATGATACAAGAGGCGATATAGAACCAGAAATCACCACAATGAACGTTATCTTATTTGAGGGTAGCGAGTCCTATAATTTCATGGTAGCTACCTCAAGACCAGAGCTAATATTCGGGGTAGTCGCACTAATGGTAAACCCTGACGCGAATTACGTAGTGGTTGAATATGAGGGTAAGAATTTCATAATATCAGAGAAGGCCTACAAGAAATTATCCTATCAGAAAAATATGAAAATGATAAAAACTATTTCTATATCAGATATCGTTAAATCATACGCTATAAACCCAGTAACTAGAAAAAAGCTTGAGATTATTAAAAGCAAATACGTTGATCCATCGCTAGGAACTGGAGTTGTAATGAGTTATCCAGCTCATGATCCATTTCATTATTTAGCAATTGCTGAGGCTAATAAGGAATTTGAAATAATACCAGTAATAGAGACTGAAGAACTCGACGAGATTCCCGGTGAAAGTGCAGTTTTACAAACTAAAAACACTTATGCGTTAAAGGACTTCATGGAAAGTATCTACAGAACTGAGTACTATAAGGGATATATGAAGGATACAATATTATCTCTAGTTCCAGACTTCTTAAAACAATACGTAAAGGAAAACATCGTTGGGAAGCAAGTTCAAGAGGCAAGAAAAAATACAATAGAGTTACTGAAATCTCTAAACATATACGATACTATTTATGAAATTTCGAATGGTCCAATTTACTGTAGATGTGGAGCTGAAATCGTACCCAAAAGGATAAAGAATCAATGGTTTATAGCTTATGATAATCCTAAGTGGAAAGCGTCAGTACTTAAGGCTATTAATAATATTGAGTTAATACCAAATCTAGCTAAAAGTGAACTAGAAAAAACTATATTCAATACTAGAAGAGAACCCATAGGGAGAAGTAGGGGTATTGGAGTTAAATTACCATGGGACGAGTCGCAGATTGTTGAAAGTTTGAGTGACTCCACATTGTACACCGTCCTATATACGATAATCTACAAGATGCCCATCGACATTGATAATGAGCTCTTTGAGTTTATCTTTCTAGGAAAAGGAGATACTAAAGAACTGGAAAAGAAATATGGCGCGGATCTCGTTCAACTAAGGGAAGAATTCTTATATTGGTATCCGGTAGATCAAAGACATACTGGAAGAGATTTAATTCAAAATCATATACCATTTTATATTTATAATCATCTTGCAATTTTTGGTGAGAAATACCTTCCTAAAAGAATTGTAATCAATGGCTTTGTGAGGGTTGGAGGAAGAAAAATGAGCAAAAGTCTAAAAAATATTTATACACTATCAAAAGCAATCAAAGAATTTGGGGTAGATCCAGTAAGAATAACATTAACTTCAACTTCCGATCTACTGCAAGATTTAGACTTTAATGAAAATTTGGTAAACCCAATAGCTGAACAACTAAAGAAGGTTTATGATCTAATTGATAGATTGTTAAGTATTAACACTGAGATTAAAGGGCTAAGAACAGCAGATGAGTGGCTTTCTTCTAAAACTAGGGAAATAATAGAAAAGGTGAAGAATGACATCACATCTTTTGAATTTAGAGATGCTGTAAATTTACTTCTTTATGAAATGTATGATGTTTTAAGAGATTATTTTGATCTAATTGAAATACCCAATCAAGAGGTAATAAGGAAGATATCGTCCATATGGATAAGGGCTCTTGCACCATTTGCACCACATATTGCAGAGGAATTATGGCATAAAATCTCAAGCACTTTTGTCTCTTTAGAAAAGTATCCAGAACCAAATGAATTAGATCTATATCCAGATGCAATTCTTGAGATATCCTATATTAACGAGATCATAGAAAATGTAAGGGAGCTGGAGGACCTTGTACATAAGAAAGCTGAAAAAGTAGTAATATACATTAATGAAAGTGAGAAAGTCAAAGAACTAATGAAAAATGCAATAAGTGCAATTAATGACGGAACCCCACTAAGAGAATTCGTTATGAAAACTGGAGATAAGATTGCTGAAAAAGTTTATGTCGTGGTCTCTAAATTAGATAAGTCTATAAGGGATTACCTATTGAAAAATGAGGTGGATGAAGAGCAAATAATAGTGAAGAATATGAATTTCTTGTTAAAGAGATTGGCAGTTTCAGAGATTGTAATATACAACGCAGAGGACCCCACAGTACCAGACGTAAAAGGAAAGAAGTCTCAAGCATTACCTTTAAGTCCAGCTATTGTGATAGAATAA